The following are encoded in a window of Brevibacillus sp. DP1.3A genomic DNA:
- a CDS encoding YCF48-related protein, translating into MSKGRDVKSMNSFLKWGIGVIAMLQLVGCGSSSSTGSEQTNTNPQPVTAAALQGNLTYQDVLEQGATIHNLMMTDDAKQIWVGTNSGLYSSVGGGSWGSLSTDLEQYTIEGWFVDPDDPKQIFVGGIDGVLHSTDGGKKWTSVNKGLPEPANISSFVGSRQGDEVRLFAFVSGEGIYQSTDEAQSWSLWQPMDQEVFAMDFDPEQDRLYVAAQFSLLYNEEGQWKTEEIPGAQQIYSLAINRRTGTLAVATEKGIYEKTKGEWRLLDARSPEKLIVIASGGEDTKWVGIGESALIYKLEDNRWIKWNE; encoded by the coding sequence ATGAGTAAGGGAAGGGACGTGAAGAGCATGAATAGCTTCCTGAAATGGGGAATCGGTGTAATAGCCATGCTGCAATTGGTTGGCTGTGGAAGTAGCAGCAGTACTGGCAGTGAACAAACCAATACGAATCCTCAACCAGTTACAGCTGCTGCTCTACAAGGGAACTTGACCTATCAGGACGTATTGGAGCAGGGAGCAACCATTCACAATCTGATGATGACCGATGATGCTAAGCAAATATGGGTGGGTACCAATTCGGGGCTGTATAGCTCGGTTGGGGGTGGATCGTGGGGATCTCTCTCGACAGATTTAGAGCAGTATACGATCGAAGGTTGGTTTGTGGACCCAGATGATCCGAAGCAAATATTTGTCGGCGGGATTGATGGGGTTCTTCATTCGACAGATGGCGGTAAAAAGTGGACTTCTGTCAACAAGGGGTTGCCAGAGCCTGCGAATATCAGCAGCTTTGTGGGGAGTCGCCAAGGAGACGAAGTACGTCTGTTTGCCTTTGTCTCGGGTGAAGGCATTTATCAATCGACGGACGAGGCCCAATCTTGGAGCCTGTGGCAGCCGATGGATCAGGAAGTATTTGCCATGGACTTTGATCCCGAACAAGACCGACTCTATGTAGCGGCCCAATTCAGCTTGCTCTATAATGAAGAGGGGCAGTGGAAGACAGAGGAGATTCCCGGAGCACAGCAGATCTATTCGCTCGCCATTAACAGACGAACTGGCACTCTCGCTGTCGCAACCGAAAAAGGTATCTATGAGAAAACCAAGGGCGAATGGCGTTTGCTTGATGCTCGCTCACCGGAAAAGCTGATTGTCATTGCTTCAGGTGGCGAGGATACAAAATGGGTGGGAATTGGCGAATCGGCATTGATCTACAAGCTCGAGGACAATCGATGGATCAAGTGGAACGAATGA